Part of the Anopheles gambiae chromosome 3, idAnoGambNW_F1_1, whole genome shotgun sequence genome is shown below.
TCCTCACCACCACGAAACACAAGCTCCAACTTCGGTGGTCGGTACAGTACAAAGCGCGTTATCCAGTCGGTGTACGAGGTAAGGTTTACACTTATCAGGGGATCTACGGATCCGTAGGTGCTAAAATCTGTCGTCACACCGTGGATGAAACGATTAGATTCATCCAACAAACCTGCCCCGCGTACGACGGGGATCGTTCCGGGGACGAGCCGTTGGTCCGTATCCCAGCATGTGTATTGTGAACTGTGAGCAACGGTTTCACCTACCAACTCTCGGAAGCTGTCCAGCATACGACCTTTGCACATTCGGCTTGCCGGAAGTCCAAGAATTCCTgctgatttttgttgcttgtaaACAGGCACCTGCGTTCTGTTGAACCGTTTGTCAGCAACCAAGCTTTGAATGCAGTTTGGTATCAGGTTTTCAAGCGGTTCGGCTAACAGCAGCAGTGCAGTGTCACGGTTACGGCTTCCTTTCTTATTTCCGGGATGTTTCAGAGTTTTCACAACCTTTACTCGCCTCTCATTACCCATATCATGGAACGCAACTTCCACCGGAGGTGTGTCACTGTGTTCGACCAAACACCGTATTGAAGTGATTACAGTGTCAGGTTTTATCACCGTTCCTACACATGTTTGTTGTTGGTCATCATGAGCCGACCAGATCAATCTCACCGTACTGGAGCGTATGTTTTGTGAGGAGCAAAGTTTGTTCAGCAGATTCCGCTTGGTTCTTTCTGCGAACTTATCCCAACAAGCTACAGGATCGTGCGTTTGACGATCGGTGCATATTTCAGAGCTTTTCTGGAGCGGCATGCAACTCGGTGCTACATGTTCGGTATCATTTAGGTACTTTTCCAAGCGCACCAATGCTAGGTTGTGGTGTGGTGACAACTCTTGAAACTGTGGATGTACTTGAATTTCCACAATTTTCACTCTTTCTTCCAAAATCTCTACCTCCACTGGATGACCACCGGCAGCGTTTTTGGTACAACTTGCCGACGTTAGCACCGTGTTGTAATCAATCAGCGTTCCACTGCAATACTGCTTGACGTCTTTTGCTCCTTCAGGCCACAGAAACCGGACACGGCTCTTCCTATGCCCCCGCAAGCTACACTCCGGCTCCAACGAGCGAATCAACCGGAACGCCCCATACTTCTCGGTGCAACGAACCGGATCCATGGTTTCGTTTACTACCGATTCGATCCACGGAATGTGGGCGGCTACCTGCTGATAAACGCCCGACGATCCTATCCCGCAGCCCCTTCCGAACGACGTCAGCGCCACTAGGAACGGGTGCTCGGTGCTGTAGCTGCGTAGCGAGACTTGCAGCGGTCCACCCGAATCACCCTGGCAAGTGTCAGCGTTTAGCATGGAGGCACACACTTGATCGTGCCTGATGCCTTCCGGTAGGCCGCGTATGTATTTGAACGATTCGGAGCACTCGGTAGGGTCGGTTGCACTTAGCGCAGTTTTCAGCAGTGTCGGCACCGATCCTCCACCCAAGGTTATTTCACCAAAGCCGGCCGTTTGAAAGAATTGTGCTGGTAGGACTTTGCTGTTTGTCCACAAACATGCCGGACAAACGCCTTCTGTAAGTCTGCAAAAGAGAAGGGTTTGCATTTAATCGAACGAAAAAACCTCATAAAAGCATAAGCTTACCTTACGACACCGTCCAGCTCTACGAGGGCTAGATCAAAGTACTTCCTCGAGAAGCGATGCTCCGGATGACGCACGATACGTAGGATGTCGAACTGCTGCGCGTATGCATCATCTTTCGTCGAGGCGAGATTTACATCTCCCAACCGTACCAACCGGGGCGGGATGTTGTTTGCGTCTGCCGCACAGTGTGCGGCCGTCAGCACGAACCTCAACGTAATGAGTGATCCACCGCACTGCCACCGTACACCAGCACCATCGTCACCACTGTCAGCACCTTCGCCAAGCTCTTTCACCTTCCAGCCAAGCACGGCCATATGGGGGAACTCGGTCACATTCACCTGTGTGCCGCCGAATATTAAACACTGGCTGTCGTACAACTTCGGTGCATGAAACCGTTCCAGACAGTCGCTGAGATCTTTGCGCTGGTAGAAATCGTCCGGCACAGTTTGTGTAAACAGTTCCGCACCACAAACGGCCATCGCTAGGGTGGTGAAGAGAGCAACTCGATGGAGGAGTGCCATCTTGCTGCGGTTCGGTGTGGCCTCGTGCGTGGTATCCCTGTGTCTGAGACAACAGAACGGAATCGTTCCTGCTTTTGTAGTAAGTCGGCAAGTAGCACTCGCCCGATGCAGAGCTATTCCGTTGTTTATTTACTGAGGATAAGGTACCAAAGGTGAATGCTTCCCTTTTTAGGAATTCGGGGAACTCCCCAGCGAACTCCTGCAGGGCAAAAAAGTCCGGGGAAGCACCGATAGAGTTCATGACTCACGGTGGAGTTTTGTACCGTTCTTGCAGGCAGTAGATGGAAGGCTCAAACAGGCCATACAAACAGGTCCGCGCAAATTATAATTAATGCAAGCATGCGTTGCGGTTGAAGTTCTCTTGGGATTGTTTTGATTACACGCTTAATGAAGCGCTTAATACTCGTCATTGTCTATACTGGTAAATACAAATTGATTGATAGAACCTGTTCCAAAGGTTCACAGTCTTACATCACCGCAAAGTATGCTTATTAGTAAAGCTTATTCGCCGATGGAACGTTGTTTATCGTTCAGATAGAATTTATTGCACCAAGAATGTGCTGAAGGTTCTTGTCATACGCTCTAATTCATGTGTTAGTTTCTGTACAAATGACTCCATGGTACCTGTTACCAATCCAAGATTATCTTCAATCGCCTACGATTACAATCTGCGTTGAGAGGAAGCATAAATCAGGCTTCTTTCAGTGGCGCGTGATGGCGCGAGCCAAAATCCAGTTCAAAGCCACTTGTGGCTCCGCATTCTTCTAAGGCAACACGCACCCTTCCCAGTCTATTTGTAGATGATCGAGCCGTTTCGGCTTAATCTTTTGCCGGTTGAGCGAAATCTGTGAGCTACGGTGCTCAGATATAGCCAATGGCCAATGGCTAGCTTCGAGAAGATTTCTAATTTATTGACGGTGGATACAATATTTCGGCAATGGATTGATTCATTCGAGACACCAGACGATAAACCGAACTGCagactagtgtgtgtgtgcctattTGAGCCACCCTATGCGTGCtctgttttttcttcactccACTGCGATCAAAATCGGCCATATAGGGAGGAGAAGATCTTCCCCTACGAAACAGGATCGTACGGCATTAAACACGTTCGCTCGTCGATTGACATCGATTTATGCACTTGCATGCCATCCGAGGTGGTCGAGGGGCTGCATGGGGAATTGCACTCGACAAAGTAGACAAAATAGTTGAAATGTCTACACGCATTGCAGGAATTATCTTGCCTGGCGTCTGGTCCGTCAGTGGAGTTCGTTCAGCAAGGCTTTAGTTTCTATCAGACGTTGGACGAAGTTGAATGACTTATTTATGGAACGGGAGATTGTATTGAACTACATTGAGGCCAGGTTTGATAACTTGGCAGACAGGCGAATGGAGAAAGGAATTTGAAGGAAGATCACGCACACGTGTGAAGGAATGTTTTGTCTCTTGCAATGCGAGAATGTACGATCTATGCCGAGAATGTTTCACTTCTTTAAATTCTTCAAATAGTTACGCTTGTTAGCTTTTGCTACGTATTGACCAAATAAACATCATGGTTAGTTTTGGTTCTGCATTCGGAAAGCAATCAACTCTGAAATGCATTGTCAAATAGAGGATTTTGTAGTTGAATTCATGCATTTTCTCACGCATCTGCTTCCGGTTTTGGGCTAGATTTAGATTGGAAAGCAATTTGTGTGTTGTGGATGTTTACACTCGTAGCTATTCTTTTATATTTCCACTCATTGCATCTGCAAACTGTTCATTCCAAATTGTGTCATTCTAGTTTTAATATAGCATACAAACACTCGGGCAAAAAATACCGAAATTGAATAGTTTTGCTTTACGCAACGAATACAAAAAGAAGCCATCAGATTAAAACCGTTTTTAATCCACCCAAATGCCTCTTTCAAACACTTCCACAATAGGGGCCATGTGGTCGTGTGGCCGttgaaattcaatcaaatttcACCCGAAACATAAGTACCATCCCAAAATCGATCCAGCGCGGGACACACCTTTTATGCCGTGCGCCGTGTCGAGAGAGCCCACCAAGAGCCCGTCAACTGTTGGTCACAATCGCATATGTTGCACCTTTTTTCCGTGGAAAAGCGTTTCAAAACACATTTCTTCAAATTCATTTCCGGGCCGTAAAACTTGCATGGAGCCAGAATGCATGCTGCAGATAGCAactaaacacataaaaaagaagagaaataCATCAAATCGGCTCGACACTGGCTCGGGGCGGACTGCGCTTGTGCGCCGCGGCGAATGCGACAGAAATTGTGCGTTTGAGGTCTCATTTAGGGCAACACAGCGAATAGAgtgcgtgtgcgttttttgtcCACAGCTGTAGATGGGAAACTAGGATAGGTAGGTTTGGTAAGTGATACTGGGGAGAAAAGGCTTCCACTAAAACGGCACTCGACCCGGTTTCCCGGTGCACACAGCGGCAACCGAAACCTGCAGCCAGCTGTTGATCACGTACAGAAAGGGAAATAGATGTGATGCAATCTCGCTACAGTGCTGCAACTGCAACATCCCATTGACATGCAGATTTCCCCAGGGGTTCGCTCAGCGCTAATGCTCCTCCAGGGAACGGTGTGTTGCCGGTATTAATGTTACATCGCACATGCGATACCTTTCACCCGGCAAGCAATTGATTTTGGGTTAACTGCTCGCTTGCTGTTTGCTGTACGGCTTACTGCCAGCCGGTAACCGAATCTAAGCTGCTTTCTGTATCCCAAAATCGGTTGACACTAAAATGCTAACCTTCAACGGAAGGGGTACCTAACCTTTTAAGCCGTATGAAACGAATCGAACCCATCATTGCGCGGGGCTAATTATCGAGGAAGATATTAATTGGGATAGGTGTGATTTACTTTACTCCCGGCGAATGGGTCGTTTCGGCTCAatgacacaaaaaagaaggggTAAAAAAAGGGATAGCCTTTGGAAGTACAGCTCGttgcttctttgttttgttacccTATTTTTATACGACACAGAGATGATGCTTTTTTGGTTTATGACTAGAACCCGGAAACGTGACGGCCATGTGGTACGAGTAGTTTTCCACCGAttgaaaaacagaaaaaaaacccatgtgAAATGTACCCCGAGTGAAACTCACATTAGGggaagtgaaaatgaaaagggTTATTTTAAAACGTTTTTTCCCTTCAATCAGACACGGAGTTCTTTATGGTGCCGGGATGGTCGTTTGAAACGTGAATAAactatgtttatttttaaagcaaacaaagcaGTGGCGCCGGATCATGCCCAAAGATGTGGAAGGTCATGGACGGGAATGATGCAGTTTAAGGAGCAGTTCAATTTTCCAAAGTTAATCGTAAGACTTGTCTAATAGATGTCAATGCTTGCAAATAAAGCAATCAGTAGTATTATTTCCCTTTAATGTTGGTTGTAAAGGGATATTGAATGATTCTGCCATGACCTGGATCTGCAAACTCTCAGACCCTCAGACAACATTTAATTCTTCGCTCTGTGGCAGACCAGGAATCGGTCTTATTGCAATGATATATCATACCAAAAGAAACTACCAACCCTTTATCCCATACCGATTACCATTATTCATCCAATTGGCACAGGGCCACTCGGCTCAACCTACTCATTATCAGGCAGAGTCAGCAGCCTTAAAACCTCCCAAGAGGAGTGTCCTATTTTTCCTGCCCAACATACAGACACCACTTCCCAAGGATTCCCTCCCTTTAACCAAGCCTCACACACGACCGCGAAGGACAACTCCCTTTTGCGATGATTATATTGATCTTTTGCGTACCGATCATCTTTCGTACCCTGCTGGGCCTTCGCCACGGGAGGGCATCCACTGGGTGCGTGTGGATTAAAGCGATGAGATTATCCGCCTTTCGGGCCGTCGCGTGTAATGtcattgaaaaacaaaaagaaaccggCTCAACGGTACACAGGGAGGATAGGAGCATGCATCGATATCCTTCAACGAGAGACTTGTAGCTTGTAGCGAGAAGTAAATATTGAGGATTAAAATCAGCTCAGCGGATCCCGGTTCCCGAGTGGAAGACAGGatcctttcttcttctgttttgtttgctggtgTTACCTGAATCTAGATACAGAGGATCGTTTGCCCTGTCGGAAAGTAGATCACTACCTGGGTTTACATGGAGCTGTACCTAACGGTAGCAGTAACGCCAGCTGGCTTAATTTTATCCTCCATGTCGCTATCCTATCGGTTCCAATCGACAGGCTGATTGATTGATGTATTTGCGATGGTGACAAAACAAGGACTCATGTTTATCATGACacagaggagaaaaaaaaacagcgagaTTAGATTAGAGTGTGACAGGCAGGTACAAGAAACCTACGCCGCTTGTACATCGACAGTCCGGATCGACATAAACAACATCTTCGCATCTCGTGTCGCATCTATGCAGTCCAACCCAGCGTAAGACTAGCTGCTTCCATCCATTCCGTTCGACTTTTTTGGGCAGCTTTCTAGCGTGCGTGGCCGTTTGTCAACattcaaacgcacacacagataTCCCTGTGGCTAATCCAAAGCCtgtgacaaaaaaaacgagccaGAAACGAGCTGCTCTCCAGCTCGGATAGGCATTCGATAGGGCTAggtcaataaataaatcattaatCTTAATTGCTTCCCGCGAAAGACAAGCCCAGTCCCTCCCCATCATGGGCGCGAGTAATTAAATCTCCTATGCAGTGGTGGTAAGGAAAAACCTGCCTGCAAAGGAGATGCTCCACGTTGATGCTCCCAATGCGCGACAACTCGTCTAGTAGGCCTAGGCTGCTTCTGCTGGTCAGTTATGATGCGCGATATATGTAACGCATACGCGGGTTTGGCGCCATTGCATCAACAAGTTGGACGACTTCAACCATTTGtgactgctgcagcagcacgatcGCAACCGCCGTCTCACTTTAGTGGTCATctaaatgcaataaaatttgaataaataaataaacaaagcgCAAAGCGGGTCGGTCGGATGGATGGCGTGGCGGACGACGTCGTCGTAAGGGAAAAAGGGCCAATGAAAGTAAACAATTTAACAACTTAGAAATGACAAAACGGAACAACAGTGTAAGTGGTTCGTCGAATCGACTGCATACACACATTGCCGAACATGGGTTTGGAGTTAAGAACACTTTTCCTAAGATCCCAAATTTCTCCgaagaattaaaataaatggtCTGTTTTATCAACCATACTAACTGGGTTTTTTATGAAGTGCTCGTTGATATGTGTTCTTATGTTTGGAAGCCTCGAAGTCTGTATAGGCTGCAACGCGTTGCTCTAATTTGAATATCGTTTCGATTTAAACCACGCTAACTCAAATCACTTCATTCTACCGGTCCACCTGCAGGACAAGCTTTTATCTTCCCAAGCCGAAGTGACTGCATTAGCCCATTAGACGATCAGCTTTATAGGATATGAATGGAATTACTTCCTTCATCAACCCAACTCTTCTTACCTCCTACGCATAATGCACCAAAAGCGAGGAAGTGAAAGTTGCTGCTGTTCGGAAAGGGGAATGCGACAACCTTTCAGTAAAtgatgatgcaagccgcttagCTAGGTAGCTAGTAGTTCCGCCATCATTTTTTGAACGACAATCCAGAATGTCGTATGTCGCGTGTGGTATGTGTCCGACTAACTGTCTCTGCAATGCAATGTCCCAACTAATCgctgctttcccttttttaccgTTTTTGGGGTGAGTGCAAACAGGTGCCTGGCGATCGAGACAGAATGGAGGATCCGATCGGTTTTAGGATGCAAATGCGCATGCACTTATCACTTATCCGCAATAAAATGCTTGAATGAAACTGCCGCGAAAGTGGCCCTATTTCAAAGATGACCTATATGTGGCTGCAGTGCGTAGGAGATACGGGCGAAGATGACCACTAACTGCCACCCCAGGGGATGCGTTGGATCTACTGGACTTATGCTAATGCAGGCAGCCGCTGCAGGAGAATCGTTTTGGTGAAATAGCAGGGAGCTATGCTGTCGCTAGAAACTGCTTTCGGGATCGTTATGGGACCCATACTGCACTCGCCTACAAGAGCGCTGGTAGGTTTTGGGTTTCCGATTTCGTCTCAACCAATGAAGACCCTGTTTCCAGCGCGTCTGTGCAACAAAAGAGGCGTTCAGGCGTTGTTTTGATGTTCGCTGGAACTGCACACACTTCACATAAACTCACGCCCCGGGTCTTTGTTTTCGAATTGGGACCGCCGGGGACCCATCGCCATCTATTTCAACCCACCCGAAACTACCTCTTTTCCTGGAATAGAAGTCGATGACTTcccactgtttttttttgtttttcttcgtgcGCGGCAAAGCTAAAACTTATTAATGTAAATCATGTAAACATCGGCTGAGGTTTGATGCTGATGCACCCCCACGGATTTTCCCGGGCTTGTGCCCGCGTCGCGACTCGCTTTCGAACAGTCGTTGCGATCGAATCCGTACGATTGCGTGCCGGCCAGCTCGATTTCAAGTGCCTTTGAATGGTTCCGATACCGCGCTGGGTTCGATTTCGTATCATCGCTGCTCGCACGGTGGGAGAGATCCTAAACCGCTCTACCGAaagatttgttttctttctactCTTgaggttgtatttttttttcttttttttttttgggaaacagAGTAACGAACAGCACCCTAAACGACTCAACGACTGGTCTGGAGCGTTGTAAGAGCAGTGCGATTTACGACAATTACGGTAAAAGCGGTTCCAAAGATTCAGGTTACCGGTCGGATGCCTTGTGCTGCGCTCGAAATGGCCCGCCTGGGAACGATTATGGCACGCGGGAGTAATCGGATAGATATCGCCGGGACCTCCATTAACccttgagtgtgtgtatgtgcagaGGGGCAGTGAGGGCAATCGGTTGGGTAATGGCAAATGAAACCGACCAGCTGTGATTTGAAAAAGAACGAACCATGGCGTTGTTATGAAATTGTCAACAGGTTAAGTGTATCTTTAAAAGTGGAACCAAAAATTTTGTATAATCATTTTGATTCTCAAACTTCCAGAATCGTTTGTTCTTCAGAAGACAAACAGTCACGTGGGATCTTATTGTGCAATTGCTTTTCTATGAGACATTTCGCTCCATTCAGTTCACATTCTTGCTGCCGATGAAGATAACAGCGTGTCCCACAAAACTGTGCcaaatgacacacacacacacacacacacacacacacacacacacacacactggagaTGTTCAATTTGAACCAGATACACCCGAACCCGGATCGTACGCCCATGCACACCCAGTTTCGACGGTGCCCGTTAATAGACGGTTCATAAAAACCAATAAACGATCGCTTCTCCCGGTCTCCAGCGCCAGGCGAAGGACTTTTCCTTTCAATTCAGCGCACTTGGACCGGGCCGCGCACAACACGAAGACATCTGCCCGAGCCATTAAGCACACATACCCCGGGTGCCCACACTCGAATGCGCCATCCTAACCGgacagcaggagcagcaccagcaaaaaCGACAAGCGGTTTGACAGCTCAAAATTTACTTAGTGAAGTAGATGGGATGGGAGATGGCAAAAAAGTACGATACAGAGAGCACAGTCCCTGCGTACGTAATGAAGCCATTTGAGAGCCGCCCGTTTGCCGCCTGATGGGGGAACGATAGCGATAGAAAATCGATAGCTAATCGATGGAATCTTGCCTTCGCTGGGTAACAAATTGCACACATTGGGCGGCAGCAAAGGAGAGGCAGCATGAACATGCAACGACGGCACACGGTCTAATGTACGATCGTTACTTGCCCGTGTCCGGAAAGCTTATTACTGGCCACAAATCAAATAACTTTCGAAAAGGGTGAATGTTTAAACAAGCTTGTTTGCGCGTTCCACTGTCTAGCGCCTGCAAATCGCAAATAGCAACACATTTTATTGatcaatttgttgttttttttttatttatatctgTTTGCACATTTTACTGTGATTGCTGAATATTACGCCAACTATTTCCGGGAGCGTAAGGAGAAACTCTCCCGTGATGAGGCGTATGGGCGTTGTAATTGAAACGCTTGCTGCCCGTTTGCAAGAAACCCGTGAGTCACTTTGAACTAAGCCCGGCCTGGACAGCTTCGATTGATAACTTCAAAGCGGTTCTATCGATCAAGGGCTTACGGCTAATAATTGCTCACGACAGTAGCTTCAATATTCATATGCGATACGCTAAGCCCTTCTCAAGAGCATGGCTGGTCACTGCAGGGTGCCGTCAAGAGGCATAAATTAACTAACGTTTCAACATCGTTTCGCCGGCCACAGTGGAAAGTCAGCACAAAAATCAAACGCTGTCGAGCGTTAATCATACCACCAAGAcaccaagacacacacacacacacacacacacacacacacacacacacacacacacacacacacacacacacacacacacacacacacacacacacacacatttcaagCTGTTTTGCATACTGTCAAGTCAGGCGCTTTTCCAGTGTCACCCGTCGCTTTGAGCCCGTACATCAGCTGCAATCACATCATAAACGTCTACTTTGTCCATCCGGAGTGACAATGCGGCTGGCAAGGTATTAGGCAAAAGCAAGCCCTCCCGCGATGTGgctcgtgtgtgtttgtgtatgcatGCACAAGCACATAAGTCAATTGCAGATATGCCGCCACTGATCGTGTCAAAGTCAGCGACACCCGCAATTCAAAGGTACGCGGGCCTCGGGAGATTAATATGGTCGCCCGCCCTGCCATAAATCCGATTATCCGCGACACGATTAGCACACGATTGCGGAACGGCGTAGAGGGAAATGTGGCATTTTCTGCCTCACTTCTAATCAACGGGGAAC
Proteins encoded:
- the LOC1280238 gene encoding uncharacterized protein LOC1280238; this translates as MALLHRVALFTTLAMAVCGAELFTQTVPDDFYQRKDLSDCLERFHAPKLYDSQCLIFGGTQVNVTEFPHMAVLGWKVKELGEGADSGDDGAGVRWQCGGSLITLRFVLTAAHCAADANNIPPRLVRLGDVNLASTKDDAYAQQFDILRIVRHPEHRFSRKYFDLALVELDGVVRLTEGVCPACLWTNSKVLPAQFFQTAGFGEITLGGGSVPTLLKTALSATDPTECSESFKYIRGLPEGIRHDQVCASMLNADTCQGDSGGPLQVSLRSYSTEHPFLVALTSFGRGCGIGSSGVYQQVAAHIPWIESVVNETMDPVRCTEKYGAFRLIRSLEPECSLRGHRKSRVRFLWPEGAKDVKQYCSGTLIDYNTVLTSASCTKNAAGGHPVEVEILEERVKIVEIQVHPQFQELSPHHNLALVRLEKYLNDTEHVAPSCMPLQKSSEICTDRQTHDPVACWDKFAERTKRNLLNKLCSSQNIRSSTVRLIWSAHDDQQQTCVGTVIKPDTVITSIRCLVEHSDTPPVEVAFHDMGNERRVKVVKTLKHPGNKKGSRNRDTALLLLAEPLENLIPNCIQSLVADKRFNRTQVPVYKQQKSAGILGLPASRMCKGRMLDSFRELVGETVAHSSQYTCWDTDQRLVPGTIPVVRGAGLLDESNRFIHGVTTDFSTYGSVDPLISVNLTSYTDWITRFVLYRPPKLELVFRGGEDEFDFGSSCVLKNGTTGNCMPEYGCERTINEAKSVQDITICGFEGSVSYVCCPIGHQDFPPIPEIEHPSVVSLLPSLPYENVRLVSFE